Below is a window of Actinomycetes bacterium DNA.
GCTCTCCTCACTCACGATGTATCGCGTCAGACACAAGATATATCGCGAGCGACAGGTGTCAAGCCCGAGTCCCCATCGGCGCCCGCTGACCGGTGGATCTCGGCTGGATCTCGTGGCCGCTCAGATGTGCGCTCCTGCACCGGACACGCCGGCGGAACGGTGTGTCGACGCACAGTTCAGGCGGCCCGCTCAGTCCTCGTCGTCGAGGCGCGCCAGCCAGGTGGCGAGCCGCTCGACAGGCACCTCGAAGTCGGGGTTGTCGTCGACGAACTGCTGCAGCCGCGACGCGAGCCAGTCCAGCGTCACCTGCTCCTCGCCGCGCCGGGCGGCGAGCTCCTCGATCCCGCGGTCGGTGAAGTACACGAGGGTCAGAGGGTCATGGCCCGCTCGACCAGGGCGCGCTGCTCGGCCTCGTGCTTCTTGTGCGAGCCGGCGGCGGGGGAGGCCGACGCGGCCCGCGAGACGCAGACCAGCGGGCGGCCGCTGAGGTGCGCCGGCAGGTTGAGCGCGACGAAGGGCCAGGGGCCTTGGTTTGCCGGCTCCTCCTGCACCCAGACCAGCTCGGCGTCGGGGTAGGCCGACACCGCCTCCGCGACCTCCTCGCCGGGGACCG
It encodes the following:
- a CDS encoding DUF6104 family protein; the protein is MYFTDRGIEELAARRGEEQVTLDWLASRLQQFVDDNPDFEVPVERLATWLARLDDED